A single window of Plasmodium reichenowi strain SY57 chromosome 12, whole genome shotgun sequence DNA harbors:
- a CDS encoding cytoplasmic translation machinery associated protein, putative produces the protein MPPKKESNKKLEKEKQKIVEDKTFGLKNKNKSKSVQRYIKGVQQQVFQTKRKPEEKRKEEKEKEKLNQQKLLLNSIYQKTEKVKKINETTSTTYDPKKSKEAQKIDIYTDIRDSKNDKENDTIDKWDIHKLNEVINIRHKNVNKTDIICKFFLNAVENKQYGWFWVCPNGGDNCKYKHCLPQGYVLKKQEPTEAEKDETPLEDIIEEERMKYINNGTPVTLELFKKWKEENADKYKLKKDDQKEKVEKKAKTNVLSGKELFTYDPTLFVDDDNAANTNEYDDLFYDDEDDKEDTPEKKNCVNGEIKENLNEKREDEVPINSELFIDELDDLDQLD, from the exons atgcctccaaaaaaagaaagtaataaaaaattagaaaaagaaaaacaaaaaattgTAGAAGATAAAACATTTGGATTAAAGAACAAGAATAAGAGTAAAAGTGTCCAAAG ATATATAAAAGGTGTTCAGCAACAAGTATTTCAAACTAAAAGAAAACCTGAAGAAAAGAGGAAAGAAGAGAAGGAGAAAGAAAAACTAAATcaacaaaaattattattaaattcaATCTATcaaa AAACCGAAAAGGTTAAAAAAATCAACGAAACAACATCAACTACCTACGACCCTAAAAAATCAAAAGAAGCACAAAaaattgatatatatactGATATCAGAGATAgtaaaaatgataaagaaaatgatacTATAGATAAATGGgatatacataaattaaacgaagttataaatattaggcacaaaaatgtaaataaaacaGATATCATTTGtaaattctttttaaacGCCGTTGAAAATAag cAATATGGATGGTTTTGGGTTTGTCCAAATGGAGGAGATAATTGTAAATATAAGCATTGCTTACCTCAAG gTTATGTGttaaaaaaacaagaaCCAACGGAAGCAGAAAAAGACGAAACACCTTTAGAAGACATCATTGAAGAAGAG agaatgaaatatataaataatggCACACCAGTTACCTTGGAATTGTTCAAGAAGTGGAAAGAAGAAAACGctgataaatataaattaaaaaaagacgatcaaaaagaaaaagtcGAGAAAAAAGCGAAAACGAATGTATTATCAGgaaaagaattatttacCTACGACCCAAC ATTATTCGttgatgatgataatgcGGCTAATACGAACGAATACGATGACTTATTTTATGATGATGAGGACGATAAGGAAGATACTCcagaaaagaaaaattgTGTAAACGgagaaataaaagaaaatctTAATG AAAAAAGAGAAGATGAAGTTCCAATTAATAGTGAGTTATTTATTGATGAACTG GATGATTTGGATCAATTAGATTAA